The Paraburkholderia hospita genome includes a window with the following:
- a CDS encoding LPD7 domain-containing protein: protein MNEIEFPADQLNYREVEAANADGASSVRARAMPPANEANARDVPGNEESSLDQATQARMKKIRDADRKKFERRDGPGAPEDDGVQAATGIGRVISAKERENAIRPKPIFEKSGYEIPKSVSDRYVAFEGKYLDRKSEAVHFEDKGRSLATASEDRGVIEHMVAVAQAKHWGELQLKGSEEFRRQAWIAAELAGMSTRGFKPDAQDRATLQAVREAMHIASGERSTTNDPARANTMESTPATGREREEASVSRKAATANAPGKDPSDPGGASPGGGGRRGKPPPPKSGPAATGSSVSSDASAASEESKQAQFPLDADSASPRRTGAGKPARQKAGTGTQKPPAVTAGILVEHGAAHFHHDPKENESYYATVRTESGDRTVWGLDLERAIGESGVQSGQLIELERGGSKVVTVKQRQFDENGRELAPNEVESRRNAWRVSSPDLSQLLTPEQRERIEAARREVDERRRIDEARERFLNGEWQYTQAQQATLAAARERIKEQAAREVLEDEIRGLPEEQQEQLRGEFESAVAEARADNRPLNVPMPQVSEATIDAMREQIERERANTSPTSHELGTEDLQEQTTEAGRGAPTLEIDP from the coding sequence ATGAACGAAATTGAATTCCCGGCCGATCAGCTCAACTACCGCGAGGTTGAGGCTGCCAATGCGGATGGTGCGTCGTCCGTCCGCGCCCGCGCGATGCCACCGGCAAACGAGGCTAACGCCCGCGACGTGCCTGGCAACGAGGAATCGTCGCTTGATCAAGCGACGCAGGCACGGATGAAAAAGATCCGTGACGCGGACCGGAAGAAGTTCGAACGCCGGGATGGACCGGGCGCACCGGAAGACGATGGCGTCCAGGCGGCGACCGGCATCGGCAGGGTGATCAGCGCGAAAGAGCGGGAAAACGCGATCCGTCCGAAGCCAATCTTTGAGAAGAGCGGCTACGAGATACCGAAGTCAGTCAGCGACCGATACGTAGCCTTTGAAGGGAAATATCTGGATCGCAAAAGCGAGGCGGTGCACTTTGAGGACAAGGGACGCTCGCTTGCCACGGCCAGCGAGGACCGCGGCGTGATTGAACACATGGTCGCGGTCGCTCAGGCGAAGCACTGGGGCGAGCTGCAGCTGAAGGGCAGCGAGGAATTCCGCCGGCAGGCATGGATTGCGGCCGAACTTGCGGGGATGTCCACGCGCGGGTTCAAACCCGACGCACAGGATCGCGCGACGCTGCAGGCCGTGCGCGAGGCCATGCACATTGCCTCAGGTGAGCGGTCGACAACGAATGATCCTGCCCGCGCGAACACGATGGAATCGACGCCAGCGACGGGGAGAGAACGGGAGGAGGCGAGTGTGAGCCGAAAGGCGGCGACCGCGAATGCGCCGGGCAAGGATCCGTCCGATCCGGGCGGCGCATCGCCAGGTGGAGGCGGGCGCAGGGGAAAACCGCCTCCTCCGAAGTCTGGACCGGCAGCCACCGGGTCCTCTGTTTCATCTGACGCGAGCGCTGCATCCGAAGAGTCAAAACAGGCGCAGTTTCCTCTGGACGCCGACAGTGCGTCGCCGCGTCGGACAGGTGCCGGTAAGCCTGCACGCCAGAAGGCTGGCACTGGCACGCAGAAACCGCCTGCCGTCACGGCGGGGATCCTGGTTGAACATGGCGCCGCGCATTTCCATCACGATCCGAAGGAAAACGAGAGCTACTACGCCACGGTGCGTACGGAGTCCGGTGATCGCACTGTGTGGGGGCTGGACCTCGAGCGTGCGATTGGCGAGAGCGGCGTCCAGTCGGGCCAGCTTATTGAACTCGAACGGGGCGGCAGCAAGGTCGTGACCGTCAAACAGCGGCAGTTCGATGAGAACGGACGGGAGCTGGCACCCAACGAGGTCGAGAGTCGTCGTAACGCGTGGCGGGTGTCGTCTCCCGATCTGTCACAACTGCTGACGCCCGAGCAGCGGGAGCGGATCGAAGCCGCGCGTCGCGAGGTCGACGAGCGCCGACGCATTGACGAGGCGCGTGAGCGCTTCCTGAATGGCGAGTGGCAATACACGCAGGCGCAGCAGGCGACGCTTGCCGCCGCGCGTGAGCGGATCAAGGAACAGGCTGCGCGCGAGGTGCTGGAGGACGAAATCAGGGGACTGCCCGAAGAGCAGCAGGAGCAGTTGCGGGGGGAGTTCGAAAGCGCCGTGGCCGAGGCGCGCGCGGATAACCGGCCGCTCAATGTCCCGATGCCGCAGGTGAGCGAAGCGACCATTGACGCCATGCGCGAACAGATTGAGCGCGAGCGCGCCAACACGAGCCCGACGTCGCACGAGCTGGGCACGGAAGACCTGCAGGAACAGACAACAGAGGCTGGACGTGGTGCGCCGACGCTCGAGATCGACCCGTAG
- the virB11 gene encoding P-type DNA transfer ATPase VirB11, producing the protein MSAIVIDVIEKGTVARNFLKQMGIANFFDGSLTEVAINRPGEIWTQGASAWKRHDAPACTLDACFKLANALTVMKGGKFSTKEPIHPVVLPEGQRGHVLMQPACERDTISITIRIPSNVRFSVDEYERNGWFDGFRDVSPHQAVPDGVDLQPFEVEMMDAKSRRDVTRVLELAVINRLNIVLAGGTGSGKTTLNKALSDLVPSSERIGTIEDTPELSLPNHPNRVHMFFSDTLSAKEIVRSTLRMKFDRVLLAELRGDETWDYLTLLNTGTPGGITTIHCNDARSAASRAATLIKQSAIGQTLEWNFILEQVRMTMDLVLFMRDKRLAEVWYDPVGKWQLLGGRLAGVQLRGGIA; encoded by the coding sequence ATGAGTGCAATTGTTATCGACGTCATTGAGAAAGGGACCGTCGCCCGCAACTTCCTGAAGCAGATGGGCATTGCGAATTTTTTCGACGGCAGCCTTACCGAAGTAGCGATCAACCGCCCGGGCGAAATCTGGACCCAAGGGGCCAGCGCATGGAAACGGCACGATGCACCCGCCTGCACGCTGGACGCGTGTTTCAAGCTGGCCAACGCCCTGACGGTCATGAAGGGCGGCAAGTTTTCCACGAAGGAACCCATTCATCCGGTGGTGTTACCAGAAGGCCAGCGCGGACACGTGCTGATGCAACCGGCGTGCGAGCGGGACACGATCTCGATCACGATCCGCATTCCGTCGAATGTGCGGTTTTCCGTCGACGAGTACGAGCGCAACGGCTGGTTCGACGGTTTCCGCGACGTGTCTCCGCATCAGGCGGTTCCGGACGGCGTGGACCTGCAGCCGTTCGAGGTCGAGATGATGGACGCAAAGTCGCGGCGCGACGTCACCCGCGTGCTCGAACTTGCCGTGATCAACCGGCTGAACATCGTTCTCGCCGGCGGTACCGGCTCCGGCAAGACCACCCTGAACAAGGCGCTGTCCGACCTCGTGCCGTCCAGTGAGCGAATCGGCACGATCGAGGACACCCCGGAGCTGTCGCTGCCGAATCATCCGAACCGCGTGCACATGTTCTTCAGCGACACGCTGTCCGCGAAGGAAATCGTGCGCTCGACGCTGCGCATGAAATTCGATCGTGTACTGCTCGCCGAACTCCGGGGCGATGAGACCTGGGATTACCTGACGCTGCTGAACACGGGGACGCCGGGCGGCATCACCACGATTCACTGCAACGATGCGCGCTCGGCTGCTTCACGTGCCGCGACACTCATCAAGCAGAGTGCTATCGGACAGACGCTCGAATGGAATTTCATCCTGGAGCAGGTCCGCATGACGATGGATCTCGTGCTTTTCATGCGGGACAAGCGGCTGGCAGAGGTCTGGTACGACCCCGTCGGGAAATGGCAATTGTTGGGCGGGCGACTGGCGGGTGTGCAACTACGTGGAGGCATTGCATGA
- a CDS encoding TrbI/VirB10 family protein, translating to MNEPNELSNASPHDTGPHASQASLDLPGRRKTRVGKVRLVLVALAMIALGASGVTIYLQRLFQQHQDAKQAALNKPKDSASSETGADLESQKARIKRDEQERDREASDAAAAAAAASAARANLATPAGAASQPAVTGIQMTTSSQPRPLTPAERRLRGSVLASRFDDAGSDRTEGAEGSGPVASDEGRGGSGRDSDAGSGSGFAGMAKSMGLSALRGGPGQGAGGNTEGNAGGSNISGSSSDSKGTSFDQSLQPSKLQPMQASFRPDRHYLISRNTMIRCGQATAIRTDRPGLIGCPIAQDVWSDDGTTLLVRKGALAKGEQRDAVIQGQGVIGAIWDEIDDGDVRIPLNSPATDPLGAAGIPAYVDEHFWLRFKGALMVSLIGDFGQALANKAIGAGQTITFSNSSNATQDVAAETLRNTINIPPTAYSNQGSVINIFVARDVDLRGVYQNVGLDGNELGPTNQQ from the coding sequence ATGAACGAACCCAACGAACTCTCGAACGCATCACCGCATGACACTGGGCCTCACGCATCTCAGGCGTCACTTGATTTGCCGGGGCGCCGCAAGACCCGGGTTGGCAAAGTTCGACTCGTGCTTGTCGCGCTGGCCATGATTGCGCTGGGTGCCTCGGGCGTGACAATCTACCTGCAGCGCCTCTTCCAGCAGCATCAGGACGCGAAGCAGGCGGCGCTGAACAAACCCAAAGATTCGGCGAGCAGCGAAACGGGCGCAGATCTCGAGTCACAGAAGGCGCGTATCAAGCGAGACGAACAGGAGCGAGATCGCGAGGCTTCGGATGCGGCAGCAGCGGCCGCTGCGGCATCAGCCGCGCGAGCGAACCTCGCCACGCCGGCCGGCGCGGCCTCGCAGCCTGCGGTTACTGGCATTCAGATGACCACCAGCAGCCAGCCGCGGCCGCTCACGCCAGCGGAGCGACGCCTGCGCGGCAGTGTCCTGGCGTCGCGGTTCGACGATGCGGGCTCAGATCGCACAGAAGGTGCTGAAGGCAGCGGTCCAGTTGCGTCCGACGAAGGGCGTGGCGGTTCGGGCCGTGATAGCGATGCCGGATCCGGCAGCGGCTTCGCGGGCATGGCGAAGTCGATGGGTCTGTCGGCGCTGCGCGGTGGACCCGGGCAGGGCGCGGGTGGCAATACAGAAGGCAATGCAGGTGGAAGCAACATCAGCGGTAGCAGTAGCGACAGCAAGGGCACCTCGTTCGACCAGTCCCTGCAGCCGTCGAAGCTGCAGCCGATGCAGGCGTCGTTTCGCCCGGACCGGCACTACCTGATCAGCCGTAACACGATGATCCGCTGCGGACAGGCCACGGCGATCCGGACCGACCGGCCCGGCCTGATCGGCTGCCCGATCGCACAGGATGTCTGGTCGGACGACGGCACAACCTTGCTCGTTCGCAAGGGCGCGCTGGCCAAGGGTGAGCAGCGCGATGCCGTGATCCAGGGGCAGGGCGTCATCGGTGCGATATGGGACGAGATCGACGATGGCGATGTCCGTATTCCACTGAATTCGCCGGCGACCGATCCGCTTGGCGCGGCGGGGATTCCGGCCTATGTCGACGAACACTTCTGGCTGCGCTTCAAGGGCGCACTGATGGTGAGCCTTATCGGAGACTTCGGTCAGGCACTTGCCAACAAGGCGATCGGAGCGGGGCAGACGATTACCTTTTCCAACAGTTCGAACGCCACGCAGGATGTGGCCGCCGAGACGCTCCGTAACACCATCAACATCCCGCCGACCGCATATTCGAACCAGGGCTCGGTGATCAACATCTTTGTTGCGCGCGACGTTGATCTGCGCGGTGTGTACCAGAACGTCGGTCTTGACGGTAACGAGCTTGGGCCGACGAACCAGCAATGA
- a CDS encoding cystathionine gamma-synthase family protein produces MDKQGFTTGIVHGDRIAGSEHGGVRQPIHTSVQYGFERVEDLIGVFQGTKKGGFNYARQGTPTTAALERKITNLEDGIGTICFSTGMAAITATFLTLLRAGDHVVSSRYVFGNTNSLFGTLRMLGVEVTTVDACDVENVKNAVRQNTRIVFVETIANPGTQIPDLQGIGNVCRERGIAYVVDNTITSPALFKPQAVGASLVINSLTKTIAGHGAALGGAVTDTGLFDWSAYPNIADDYRRTSPKEQGLLQIRKKGLRDMGASLSSEQAHSIAMGAETLALRVKQSSDNALALAHFLEEHKAVGRVFYPGLKSHPQYDIAQALFKGASWLLSFELRDAQRMVEVVNALKLPIKATGLGDTRTLIIPVAPTIFFEAGPETRKAMGISDGMLRLSAGIEDIDDLIADFSQALKFAG; encoded by the coding sequence ATGGACAAGCAAGGTTTCACCACAGGCATCGTTCACGGCGACAGGATCGCGGGGAGTGAGCACGGCGGCGTGCGTCAGCCGATTCACACGTCCGTGCAATATGGCTTCGAGCGCGTCGAGGACCTGATCGGCGTATTCCAGGGCACGAAGAAGGGCGGCTTCAATTACGCCCGGCAGGGCACTCCCACGACGGCCGCGCTCGAGCGCAAGATCACAAACCTGGAAGACGGTATCGGCACGATCTGCTTCAGCACGGGCATGGCCGCGATCACGGCAACGTTCCTCACACTCTTGCGTGCGGGCGATCACGTCGTATCGAGCCGTTACGTATTCGGCAACACCAACAGTCTGTTCGGCACCTTGCGGATGCTCGGCGTAGAAGTCACCACCGTTGATGCATGCGACGTCGAGAACGTGAAGAACGCGGTCCGGCAGAATACGCGCATAGTGTTCGTCGAAACCATCGCGAATCCAGGTACGCAAATTCCGGACTTGCAGGGCATCGGTAACGTGTGCCGCGAGCGCGGCATCGCGTATGTCGTCGACAACACGATTACGTCGCCAGCATTGTTCAAGCCACAGGCGGTCGGCGCGAGTCTCGTGATCAACTCGCTGACGAAGACGATCGCGGGCCACGGCGCGGCGCTTGGCGGCGCGGTCACCGATACAGGTCTATTCGACTGGAGCGCATATCCGAACATTGCTGACGACTATCGGCGTACGTCGCCGAAGGAGCAGGGCCTGTTGCAGATCCGCAAGAAAGGCTTGCGCGACATGGGTGCGTCGTTGTCGTCCGAGCAGGCACACTCGATCGCGATGGGCGCGGAAACGCTCGCCTTGCGCGTGAAGCAAAGCAGCGACAATGCGCTCGCACTCGCACATTTCCTGGAGGAGCACAAAGCCGTCGGCAGGGTGTTCTATCCCGGACTGAAGAGCCATCCGCAATACGACATCGCGCAAGCGCTGTTCAAGGGCGCGTCCTGGCTCTTGTCGTTCGAATTGCGTGACGCGCAGCGCATGGTGGAAGTTGTCAACGCGCTCAAGTTGCCTATCAAGGCGACTGGTCTCGGCGACACGCGCACGCTCATTATTCCCGTAGCGCCGACGATTTTTTTTGAGGCCGGTCCGGAAACGCGCAAGGCAATGGGTATTTCGGACGGCATGCTGCGGTTGTCGGCGGGCATCGAAGATATCGACGATCTGATCGCGGATTTCTCGCAGGCACTGAAGTTTGCAGGGTAA
- a CDS encoding type IV secretory system conjugative DNA transfer family protein: MSHMYPPFIVGKYKGEYLKYRGQDFLMLAAGTRSGKGVSMVIPNLLTYPDSAVVEDIKEENYLYTSGYRRKCGQATFLWSPFSENGRSHAYNPLESIQRRSPYTRVGDVLTVGEHLYPSNVDARLKYWNDNARNLFTGIVLYLLETPPLPCTFGEVLRQASGKGRAVREHISSIVSTRSHATDTLPPLSFECLDALNRFLSQSREAFANIVSTMTAPLNVFSNPIVDAATSRSDFDLGDVRRKPMSIYVGIKPGDLKAGALLINLFFSQLIDLNTREQPAENPDLKYQCALMLDEFAAPGKIDIIDTANAFIAGFNLRLMLIFHGMSQLEDPKLYGRHGAETLAINCKMRSLFAPRTLKDSEEYSKLLGTFTHLSRSRSRSRGRNASTSTNETEHGRALMMPQELRALSSRKQIITMDGCEPILCDKAYFYEDPELVDRLVQQSPYLQGVMAKLEKTNRHRAWFGFAPKLPGEEQMKHAAFVARELCAPVPQIDVEQWWHAQNAARRVQGAVTTSAVSVVRDVREHEIGVLGAAHFANRSSIRASLFQLMPYLREVLPEAVPDTSGEGNAASRSIPEGAAS; encoded by the coding sequence ATGTCCCACATGTATCCACCGTTCATCGTCGGCAAGTACAAGGGCGAATACCTGAAGTACCGCGGCCAGGATTTCCTGATGCTTGCGGCCGGCACGCGCTCGGGCAAGGGCGTTTCGATGGTGATCCCGAATCTTCTCACCTATCCGGATTCGGCCGTCGTCGAGGACATCAAGGAAGAGAACTATCTTTATACGTCCGGCTACCGGCGCAAATGCGGCCAGGCAACCTTCCTCTGGTCGCCGTTCTCGGAGAATGGCCGGTCGCATGCTTACAACCCGCTCGAATCTATCCAGCGCAGGTCGCCCTATACGCGGGTCGGCGACGTGCTGACGGTTGGGGAGCACCTGTATCCGTCGAACGTGGATGCGCGACTGAAATACTGGAACGACAATGCGCGCAATCTTTTCACGGGCATCGTGCTGTACCTGCTCGAAACGCCGCCTTTGCCCTGCACGTTCGGCGAGGTCTTGCGACAGGCCTCGGGCAAGGGCAGGGCGGTACGCGAACACATCTCTTCGATCGTCAGCACGCGCTCGCATGCGACAGACACGCTGCCACCGCTGAGTTTCGAGTGCCTCGATGCGCTCAACCGGTTTCTGTCGCAGTCGCGGGAAGCGTTCGCCAATATCGTGTCCACGATGACCGCGCCACTGAATGTGTTCAGCAATCCGATTGTTGACGCGGCGACGAGTCGCTCGGACTTTGATCTGGGTGACGTGCGCAGGAAGCCCATGTCGATCTACGTGGGCATCAAGCCTGGCGACCTGAAAGCGGGCGCGTTGCTTATCAACCTCTTCTTCTCGCAGCTGATCGACCTGAATACCCGCGAGCAGCCCGCGGAAAACCCGGACCTGAAATACCAGTGTGCGCTGATGCTGGACGAGTTTGCCGCGCCGGGCAAGATCGACATTATCGACACGGCCAACGCCTTCATCGCCGGCTTCAACCTGCGACTGATGCTGATCTTTCACGGCATGTCGCAGCTTGAGGATCCAAAACTGTATGGCAGGCACGGTGCGGAAACGCTCGCCATCAACTGCAAGATGCGCAGTCTCTTCGCGCCGCGCACGCTCAAGGATTCCGAAGAATACTCAAAGCTGCTGGGGACCTTCACGCATCTGTCGCGCTCGCGCAGCCGTAGCAGGGGCCGCAACGCGTCGACCAGCACGAATGAGACCGAACATGGCCGCGCACTGATGATGCCGCAGGAGTTGCGCGCATTATCGAGCCGCAAACAGATCATCACGATGGATGGCTGCGAACCCATCCTATGCGACAAGGCGTATTTCTACGAGGATCCGGAGCTCGTCGACCGTCTGGTGCAGCAAAGCCCCTACCTGCAAGGCGTGATGGCAAAGCTGGAAAAGACCAACCGCCATCGCGCGTGGTTCGGCTTTGCCCCGAAGTTGCCGGGCGAAGAACAGATGAAGCACGCCGCGTTCGTCGCGCGTGAACTGTGTGCGCCCGTGCCGCAGATCGATGTCGAGCAATGGTGGCACGCACAGAATGCTGCGCGTCGCGTGCAGGGAGCGGTGACTACCTCCGCGGTGAGTGTGGTGCGGGACGTCCGCGAACACGAGATCGGCGTACTGGGTGCCGCCCACTTCGCCAACCGTTCCAGTATTCGCGCATCGCTTTTCCAGCTGATGCCTTATCTGCGTGAAGTGCTACCCGAGGCGGTGCCCGACACCTCTGGCGAGGGCAATGCAGCCTCCCGGTCTATCCCTGAAGGAGCCGCATCATGA
- a CDS encoding TrbG/VirB9 family P-type conjugative transfer protein, whose protein sequence is MTVCPLDLLPTRTSVALVVIVANSTCAFALDTPRSCGADPHVQCASYDPDQVYRVATMPGRAVMIQFEPGEHIVDHGAGIGDAKAWHMAMNDSGALLKPGALQPETNLVLVTNRRTYTISLADVSASQPATWVLRFDYPDTRAKASAAQLRRQQAVAETLGGAQARVTTPAAPAVTTSASATMSPVATVGAVVKTSASGSDTNMQYMMRGDRALAPTALWDDGRFTYFKYATARDLPTIFTKLPDGGEATVNFHMEGDTVVAHEVSREFVIRYGQSVLGVRNDGYAPDGRYNASGSSLPGTARLSRERAGSGVARPGS, encoded by the coding sequence ATGACGGTGTGCCCGCTGGATCTACTACCCACCCGGACTTCGGTTGCGCTTGTCGTCATCGTGGCGAACAGTACGTGCGCGTTTGCGCTCGACACGCCGCGTAGTTGTGGAGCGGACCCGCATGTGCAGTGCGCCTCGTACGATCCAGACCAGGTGTACCGCGTTGCAACCATGCCTGGGCGTGCGGTGATGATCCAGTTCGAGCCTGGGGAACACATCGTCGATCACGGAGCGGGCATCGGTGACGCAAAGGCGTGGCACATGGCGATGAACGACAGCGGCGCGCTGCTGAAGCCCGGCGCCTTGCAGCCCGAAACGAATCTGGTGCTCGTGACCAACCGGCGAACCTACACGATATCGCTCGCTGACGTATCGGCATCGCAGCCGGCCACGTGGGTTTTGCGCTTCGACTATCCGGATACACGCGCGAAGGCGTCGGCCGCACAACTCAGGCGTCAGCAGGCTGTGGCTGAAACGCTCGGCGGCGCTCAGGCGAGAGTCACGACCCCGGCGGCGCCAGCAGTCACCACTTCGGCGAGTGCAACGATGTCTCCGGTCGCGACAGTGGGGGCAGTGGTAAAGACGTCGGCTTCGGGCAGCGACACGAACATGCAATACATGATGCGCGGCGATCGCGCCCTTGCGCCGACGGCCTTGTGGGACGACGGGCGATTTACCTATTTCAAGTATGCGACTGCGCGAGACCTGCCCACCATTTTTACGAAGCTCCCCGATGGCGGCGAAGCGACCGTGAACTTCCACATGGAGGGCGATACGGTTGTTGCGCATGAGGTCTCCAGGGAATTCGTGATCCGTTACGGCCAGTCGGTATTGGGCGTCCGCAATGACGGTTACGCGCCCGATGGCCGTTACAACGCGTCCGGTTCGTCCCTGCCTGGCACCGCGCGTCTGTCGCGTGAACGTGCCGGATCCGGCGTCGCCAGGCCAGGCAGCTGA
- a CDS encoding DUF3717 domain-containing protein, with translation MNFAIRDIEVAIAGWRQRASSDEAFAASAEACALARLYGAVIVYGCQALADAELDDVQRDALQILSTLPEGQLSPSTH, from the coding sequence ATGAACTTCGCAATCCGCGATATTGAAGTGGCGATCGCGGGCTGGCGTCAGCGTGCCTCGTCTGATGAAGCATTTGCAGCGAGTGCCGAGGCCTGCGCCCTTGCACGGCTTTACGGCGCTGTGATCGTGTATGGGTGTCAGGCACTTGCCGATGCGGAACTCGACGACGTGCAGCGCGACGCCTTGCAGATCCTCTCCACGCTGCCGGAAGGCCAATTGTCCCCTTCAACGCATTGA
- a CDS encoding TrbM/KikA/MpfK family conjugal transfer protein yields the protein MERKVRALVLASTAAISCMVATLSARADDDNENACGAVLCLAGLMQGGNGGRECSQYEANYFSIVRYHHGHFDLSGTSNARGDFLNQCRSVGNDQKGAVNSKYGGVETGP from the coding sequence ATGGAACGAAAGGTGAGGGCGCTTGTGCTTGCCAGCACGGCCGCGATTTCGTGCATGGTGGCCACGTTATCCGCGCGCGCGGATGACGACAACGAGAATGCGTGCGGTGCGGTGCTCTGTCTCGCTGGACTGATGCAGGGCGGGAATGGTGGGCGCGAGTGCAGCCAGTATGAGGCGAACTATTTTTCAATCGTGCGCTATCACCATGGCCACTTCGATCTGAGCGGGACGTCAAACGCGCGTGGCGATTTCCTGAATCAGTGCCGCTCCGTCGGGAACGATCAGAAAGGCGCGGTCAATTCGAAGTACGGCGGTGTCGAGACCGGGCCGTGA
- the stbB gene encoding StbB family protein, with protein sequence MKIAVINFSGNVGKSTVAHHLLAPRLDGANVIAIESINADGSEIAALRGKEFDELQEKMMSLKNVVVDVGASNVEDFVSLMRRYEGSHEDFDRFVVPTVPALKQQLDTIATLNQLEELGIDPAKVRLLFNFVDSRSDVVRIFRRLFEQHRKTGAFVIDPSAVVYENPIYEKIKSIGKTISEVNADPVDYVAWNAQALEDDTPEPERARIRQMVAIKRLATRVAREHDDAFRLLVN encoded by the coding sequence ATGAAAATCGCCGTGATCAATTTCTCGGGCAATGTTGGCAAGAGTACGGTGGCCCATCACCTGCTTGCGCCGCGCCTGGACGGAGCGAACGTGATTGCTATCGAGTCCATCAACGCTGATGGCAGCGAGATCGCCGCCCTACGTGGAAAAGAGTTCGACGAACTGCAGGAGAAGATGATGTCCCTGAAGAATGTCGTGGTGGACGTCGGAGCGTCGAACGTCGAAGACTTCGTTTCGCTGATGAGGCGCTACGAAGGTTCACACGAAGACTTTGACAGATTTGTCGTGCCGACGGTGCCCGCCCTGAAACAGCAACTCGACACGATTGCGACGCTCAATCAGCTCGAGGAGCTCGGAATTGACCCAGCCAAGGTTCGCCTGCTGTTCAATTTCGTGGATAGCAGGTCCGATGTTGTCAGGATATTTCGCCGCCTGTTCGAGCAGCACCGGAAGACTGGCGCATTCGTGATCGACCCGTCTGCCGTCGTGTATGAAAACCCGATCTACGAAAAGATCAAATCCATCGGTAAGACGATCAGCGAGGTCAATGCCGATCCGGTTGACTATGTAGCGTGGAACGCTCAGGCGCTCGAGGACGATACGCCGGAACCTGAACGCGCGCGGATACGTCAGATGGTCGCGATCAAACGGCTGGCGACACGCGTGGCGCGCGAACATGACGATGCGTTTCGCCTCCTGGTGAATTGA